GGTGGCTTATCAGCGGATCCAGGGTTTCCGGCGTATGTTCGCCGTTATTGTGAAACAGGATGATGCTTCCGGGCGCCATCCGCTTCTTGATGCGTTCCAGCATCGCCTGAGCGCTCAGGCCCTTCCAGTCTAGAGAATCGATGCTCCACTGAACGGGAATGAATCCTTCCTGATTGACCAGGATGATTACGCGATCATCGTAGTCGCCGAAAGGAGGGCGAAAAAGCCTGGGCTGGTATCCGGTTATCTCCCGGATCAGGCGGGCGTTCTCCCTTAGTTCTCGGACGATCTGCTCGTCGGTAAGCCGGGTGAAACGGGGGTGAGTAGCCGAATGCAGGCCGATCTCGTGGCCCTCAGAGGCGATTTGCCGGGCCTGCTCCGGGTACTTTTCCAGCCACAGGTTTACCAAGAAGAAGGTGGTTCTGACCCCGTGACGCCTCAATACGGCCAGGATCTCCGGCGTGCGCTCCGCGCCCCAGCAGGCGTCGAACGACAGCGAAACCTTCCGT
This Clostridia bacterium DNA region includes the following protein-coding sequences:
- a CDS encoding polysaccharide deacetylase family protein yields the protein MWTYIVGGRRFWRRLGWVLLAACLLLCLLPPLRASWQYLLVGGARRIHPIYRVDTAERKVSLSFDACWGAERTPEILAVLRRHGVRTTFFLVNLWLEKYPEQARQIASEGHEIGLHSATHPRFTRLTDEQIVRELRENARLIREITGYQPRLFRPPFGDYDDRVIILVNQEGFIPVQWSIDSLDWKGLSAQAMLERIKKRMAPGSIILFHNNGEHTPETLDPLISHLKDAGYSIVPVSELIYHDHYYIDLEGVQRRAAE